From Anopheles darlingi chromosome 2, idAnoDarlMG_H_01, whole genome shotgun sequence, the proteins below share one genomic window:
- the LOC125948988 gene encoding titin isoform X30: MGLNKRDKQDKLKSQSLLDSERSSHDGGGGSSSTTRTVVVDHGTIVVPIETVVSTVSSTSKQSASSKSSSSKQQQILHSSTTDAGSIAESVHLSTEKSFGALDGAVAPVGASKLAEQKFSTVSSVRSAAQKSKQIDNIIEKIHHIASDTISTTEQITTAAPPSAASFTHGTKDVTQKKTVLLGDSGAQQSGSSGVAGGDTVSQQQVITTVVPSKIEFTTVAFEGSAHNSSNISSSSSHTSNIVSGSSSSNTSAINQQTRSHGAVRSERMMSESSATQQQQSESRSSKSEHSSSTVQSSSSSSSTMKSSSSKKSHSEAHSKSLVSGETAHSSLRSQKHLIDGADVQNGGTVLGVSSTITTAPDHSTYDQQSFHTIGADGSRKQVDSQSYSMAKSQAPTTKILHDAAGNQITSTSASYQSAQGHSTSSFQTSGTHDHKALDSKLHQAINTSSAISSSHRDERVSSTSTSSAVNSSSSSSDKRFSVIDSTTLENYSTKAEQDSSSAQHSSMLMKNASAHTVASLSSAHDSLDSTIQSTQLVTESSQMADHRQQHLESSKTIESASHYEQMDESSSSRRKTSEFREQRESNAAILKRKIYDESGRRLNLIDEKIVPKDIVTADLQDDVTNVTKTSFEAKLFNPTLKRWELVDQKTILEKDITTEIPVEIVKELEVERPELANITTTIQLTKVYDAKTKQWKTVDQKKHIDVVEKITYLEENSGRSELNESEHSKNLRSMDMVDRVTIKEVQDLSEEKRQQLNKSKKRVDERTTQEQCICEICTCGRHNCFNCGSGTVSTQTKSSKYISSSNSENFYHQENFTSELNEESSTIRRGTWTKEDAEQHQTNRRESYTIEHSSTENDVSGRRLTWTKDDFEAVDISKIKGERPKPIRHEDNLKPEGQFYAPERQGYTPGERVRPIKHDDNLRPEGAFSAPEKPEYRSGERPKPVRPQDNLKPEGEFERPQKPSVGKPERSQPVRHDDNLRPEGDFERPEKSPFRPAERPKQVRPDDNLRPEGDFERPEKSSFRPAERPKQIKPEDNLRPEGDFQTPQRPEYRSGERPKPIRHDDNLRPEGDFERPEKSPFRPAERPKQVRPDDNLRPEGDFERPEKSPFRPAERPKQVRPEDNLRPEGEFTSPEKPQYRPAERPKQIKPEDNLRPEGDFQTPERPEYRSGERPKPIRHDDNLRPEGDFERPEKSPFRPAERPKQVRPEDNLRPEGDFDKPQKPEYRSAERPKQVRPQDNLKPEGDFERPQPTVVGKAERAQIIRHEDNLYMEGNFERTEKTVFIAGERPKPIRPDDNLRPEGDFERPEKSPFRPAERPKQVRPEDNLRPEGEFTSPEKPQYRPAERPKQIKPEDNLRPEGDFQTPERPEYRSGERPKPIRHDDNLRPEGDFDRPEKSPFRPAGRPKQVRPEDNLRPEGDFDKPQKPEYRSAERPKQVRPQDNLKPEGDFERPQPTVVGKAERAQIIRHEDNLYMEGNFERTEKTVFIAGERPKPIRPDDNLRPEGDFERPEKSPFRPAERPKQVRPEDNLRPEGEFTSPEKPQYRPAERPKQIKPEDNLRPEGDFQTPERPEYRSGERPKPIRPDDNLRPEGDFERPEKSPFRPAERPKQVRPDDNLRPEGDFERPEKSPFRPAERPKQVRPEDNLRPEGEFTSPEKPQYRPAERPKQIKPEDNLRPEGDFQTPERPEYRSGERPKPIRPDDNLRPEGDFERPEKSPFRPAERPKQVRPDDNLRPEGDFERPEKSPFRPAERPKQVRPEDNLRPEGEFTSPEKPQYRPAERPKQIKPEDNLRPEGDFQTPERPEYRSGERPKPIRHDDNLRPEGDFERPEKSPFRPAERPKQVRPDDNLRPEGDFERPEKSPFRPAERPKQVRPEDNLRPEGDFDKPQKPEYRSAERPKQVRPQDNLKPEGDFERPQPTVVGKAERAQIIRHEDNLYMEGNFERTEKTVFIAGERPKPIRPDDNLRPEGDFERPEKSPFRPAERPKQVRPEDNLRPEGEFTSPEKPQYRPAERPKQIKPEDNLRSEGKFQAPERPEYRTGERPKPIRPDDNLRPEGDFERPEKSPFKPAERPKQIKPEDNLKTEGEFSTPQKPQFKPAERPKQIKPQDNLKPEGDFDRPKPVESIGKGDRAQIVKHADNLRVEGTFERVEKTVYVSGERPKPIKPDDNLRPEGEFSTPEKQTFRPAERPKQIKPQDNLRPEGDFDRPQKSVAGPGERPKPIKHDDNLRPEGTFERPEKAQFKPAERPKQIRPEDNLRTEGEFEKPQKSQFQPAERPKQVKPQDNLQIEGDYNSFKEYTEQKQRKEAILKEVHEPTIADGAVLVTTQTVTTILKGDKKQPTGRQTTTTEVQDQSNHSEESFAHSRNENIQHHRSEHITSSNALTRAQHVESSVNEHDRLTQRSTTNQTQSIHDVSGRNIAESKTNHSHRQMVNGSTVVSGVSQEQRTQHSVQSSSSSSKIHHTSSSMQQQQSTISDTQHLHGTHSQHLNVQHGEPTVQRHSREQVTGSQTSSTSSKVVVDGKVITDKSASNRHATEKLAVDGVVVTDKSFTERQQSGFDGMDSIQQAHYTSGQTVHDSSATNIGSSSTKRAQNQAIRSTTNNITNLEGTNGVHKGSQRNGTAHSQASTVDHATETQVKKLVGGKWVTKTIKTESKASNQQQHQQQGKVHDVSSHRQQGVLTGQISVAEQNKLNQQHSSIGTSSDQHTRSSAHHISVAEQNKLNQQHSSIGTSSEVHAHSSSSTSSSSVVKSHSSSKMVSEKVVQRGTTESVVSAAGSPSGRTGARGGSSIVLGESTVDSASSRRAAQQQSSTTTKLIGGKLVQVASSNDTSNNTSSTAGKSSGVTSTSSTSSNVHHSATNDQSSTSTKSSSSSVMKSSKVESSSTAASSTTSGQQQHHRKNTFASTENVNNAILCRPAQGPVATTTGIALHATNGSASSMSVSGYNQRKSISNLNDSAMYATTNRTSYSSLHRRGKESTEARMQNYVKAVETDTIVGRTVRGQACPPPSLAGLGLGSSTIGTSHGMKGSSNTSTSVTTSSSTASNNQKTLRDYHTAMNVSRSSTKANASSISFGDDKFHGSSSYKVQYIQQHEGRCPAAVHDNLKLSKVTKQHTYYVRDQK, translated from the exons ATGGGTTTGAACAAGCGTGATAAGCAGGATAAGCTGAAGAGCCAGAGTTTGCTCGATTCCGAGCGATCCTCAcatgacggtggcggtggctcctCGTCGACCACGCGcacggtcgtcgtcgatcacGGTACGATCGTGGTGCCCATCGAAACCGTGGTATCGACTGTTAGCTCCACTAGCAAGCAATCGGCTTCCAGCAAGTCGAGCAGctcgaagcagcaacagatccTGCACAGTTCCACCACCGATGCGGGCAGTATCGCGGAATCGGTGCATCTCAGCACCGAGAAGTCATTCGGAGCGCTGGACGGAGCAGTTGCACCGGTCGGCGCTAGCAAGCTGGCGGAGCAAAAGTTCAGTACGGTGAGCAGTGTGCGCAGTGCGGCTCAAAAGTCGAAACAGATCGATAACATCATCGAAAAGATCCATCACATTGCGAGCGATACGATCAGTACGACCGAGCAGATCACTACGGCCGCCCCACCATCGGCGGCATCGTTCACGCACGGAACGAAGGATGTGACACAGAAGAAAACGGTGTTGTTGGGTGACAGTGGGGCACAACAGAGTGGCAGTAGTGGCGTGGCGGGTGGCGATACTGTCAGTCAGCAACAAGTGATAACCACCGTCGTGCCGAGTAAGATCGAGTTCACAACAGTGGCCTTCGAAGGTAGTGCCCATAACagtagcaacatcagcagcagcagcagccacaccagcaacatcgtcagtggcagcagcagtagcaatacCAGTGCCATAAATCAGCAAACTCGGTCACACGGTGCAGTGCGCAGTGAGAGGATGATGTCCGAGTCCAGTgccactcagcagcagcaaagcgaaTCGCGATCAAGTAAAAGTGAGCACTCGAGCTCTACGgtgcaatcgtcgtcgtcgtcgtcgtcaacgatGAAATCCTCTTCGTCGAAGAAATCACACTCCGAAGCCCACAGCAAGAGCCTAGTGTCGGGTGAAACGGCACACTCGTCCCTGCGATCGCAGAAACATCTGATCGATGGGGCTGATGTACAGAATGGTGGCACCGTGTTAGGTGTGTCGTCTACGATCACTACTGCTCCAGATCATTCCACGTACGATCAGCAATCATTCCATACGATCGGTGCGGATGGTAGCAGGAAGCAGGTCGACAGCCAGAGCTACTCGATGGCCAAGAGTCAAGCGCCGACAACGAAAATCCTGCACGATGCAGCCGGTAATCAAATCACCAGCACGTCTGCCTCGTATCAGTCGGCCCAAGGACACAGTACCTCATCCTTCCAAACATCGGGTACGCACGATCACAAAGCCCTCGATTCGAAGCTCCATCAAGCCATCAACACCAGCTCAGCCATTTCGTCCTCACACCGTGACGAACGCGTgtcatccacatccacatcgTCTGCTGTAaactcgtcctcctcgtcctccgacAAGAGGTTCTCCGTGATCGATTCAACAACATTGGAGAACTACTCTACTAAGGCAGAGCAAGACTCCAGTAGTGCCCAGCACTCGAGCATGTTGATGAAGAATGCATCCGCACACACCGTGGCTAGCCTATCGTCAGCGCACGATTCGCTCGATAGCACGATCCAAAGCACACAGCTGGTGACGGAATCGAGCCAAATGGCagaccaccgacagcagcacctGGAATCGAGCAAAACCATCGAGTCAGCATCGCACTACGAGCAGATGgacgaaagcagcagctcacgGCGCAAGACGTCCGAGTTCCGTGAGCAGCGTGAGTCCAATGCCGCCATTCTGAAGCGCAAAATCTACGACGAAAGTGGACGCCGGTTGAACTTGATCGATGAAAAGATCGTACCGAAGGACATTGTCACTGCTGACCTGCAGGACGATGTCACGAACGTGACGAAAACGTCGTTCGAGGCGAAACTGTTCAACCCGACGCTGAAGCGCTGGGAACTGGTAGACCAGAAGACCATCCTGGAAAAAGACATCACCACCGAGATACCGGTAGAGATTGTCAAGGAGCTGGAGGTGGAGCGTCCCGAGCTGGctaacatcaccaccacaataCAGCTGACGAAG GTTTACGATGCCAAGACGAAGCAATGGAAAACGGTGGACCAAAAGAAACATATCGATGTGGTGGAGAAGATCACCTACCTCGAGGAAAATTCGGGCCGCTCCGAACTCAACGAATCGGAACACTCGAAAAACCTCCGATCAATGGACATGGTG GACCGCGTTACAATCAAAGAAGTGCAAGATCTGAGCGAagagaagcggcagcagctcaACAAATCGAAGAAACGTGTCGACGAGCGGACCACTCAGGAGCAGTGCATCTGCGAGATCTGTACATGTGG ACGACACAATTGCTTCAATTGCGGCAGTGGTACAGTATCTACTCAGACAAAGTCTTCAAAGTACATCTCATCGAGCAATTCGGAAAATTTTTACCATCAAG AAAATTTCACATCTGAGCTCAATGAAGAATCATCGACGATTCGAAGGGGAACGTGGACTAAGGAAGACGCTGAGCAGCATCAGACGAACCGCAGGGAGTCCTACACAATtgagcacagcagcacagagAACGATGTGTCCGGGCGCCGACTGACATGGACAAAGGATGACTTCGAAGCTGTTGATATTAGCAAAATTAAGGGCGAACGCCCCAAGCCGATCCGTCACGAAGACAACCTTAAACCAGAAGGTCAATTCTACGCACCGGAGCGCCAGGGTTACACGCCAGGAGAGCGTGTAAGACCGATCAAACATGATGATAATTTACGGCCCGAAGGAGCATTCTCAGCACCGGAAAAGCCAGAATATCGGTCTGGAGAAAGACCTAAGCCAGTTAGACCGCAAGATAACCTCAAACCAGAAGGTGAATTCGAACGACCTCAAAAACCATCAGTTGGCAAACCAGAACGGTCACAGCCTGTGCGCCATGACGACAACCTGCGTCCGGAAGGAGACTTCGAGCGTCCAGAGAAGTCGCCATTCAGACCAGCCGAGCGTCCTAAGCAAGTTCGTCCCGATGATAATCTGCGCCCAGAAGGAGACTTCGAGCGTCCAGAGAAGTCATCTTTCAGACCTGCTGAACGACCGAAGCAAATCAAAC CTGAGGATAATCTGCGTCCGGAAGGCGACTTCCAGACTCCTCAGCGCCCAGAATATCGATCAGGAGAGCGACCGAAGCCAATTCGCCATGACGACAATCTACGTCCGGAAGGAGACTTCGAGCGTCCAGAGAAGTCGCCATTCAGAC CTGCTGAGCGTCCGAAGCAGGTTCGTCCCGATGATAATCTGCGTCCGGAAGGAGACTTCGAGCGTCCAGAGAAGTCACCTTTCAGAC CTgccgagcgaccgaagcagGTTCGCCCAGAGGATAATCTGCGCCCTGAAGGAGAATTCACATCGCCAGAAAAGCCTCAATACAGACCTGCTGAGCGACCGAAGCAAATCAAACCTGAGGATAATCTGCGTCCGGAAGGCGACTTCCAAACTCCTGAGCGCCCAGAATATCGATCAGGAGAGCGACCGAAGCCAATTCGCCATGACGATAATCTACGTCCGGAAGGAGACTTCGAGCGTCCAGAGAAGTCGCCATTCAGACCTGCTGAGCGTCCGAAGCAG GTTCGTCCAGAGGATAATCTGCGTCCGGAAGGAGACTTTGACAAGCCTCAGAAGCCAGAATATCGATCAGCTGAGCGGCCGAAACAAGTGCGACCTCAGGATAATCTCAAACCAGAGGGAGATTTCGAAAGACCACAACCTACAGTCGTTGGAAAAGCTGAACGAGCTCAAATCATTCGTCATGAAGATAACCTTTACATGGAAGGAAACTTTGAGCGCACTGAGAAAACTGTCTTTATTGCTGGAGAGCGGCCGAAGCCAATTCGTCCCGACGATAATCTGCGTCCAGAAGGTGACTTCGAGCGTCCAGAGAAGTCACCATTCAGACCTgccgagcgaccgaagcagGTTCGCCCAGAGGATAATCTGCGCCCTGAAGGAGAATTCACATCGCCAGAAAAGCCTCAATACAGAC CTGCTGAGCGACCGAAGCAAATCAAACCTGAGGATAATCTGCGTCCGGAAGGCGACTTCCAAACTCCCGAGCGCCCAGAATATCGATCAGGAGAGCGACCGAAGCCAATTCGCCATGACGATAATCTACGTCCGGAAGGAGACTTCGATCGTCCAGAGAAGTCGCCATTCAGACCTGCTGGGCGTCCGAAGCAG GTTCGTCCAGAGGATAATCTGCGTCCGGAAGGAGACTTTGACAAGCCTCAGAAGCCAGAATATCGATCAGCTGAGCGGCCGAAACAAGTGCGACCTCAGGATAATCTCAAACCTGAGGGAGATTTCGAAAGACCACAACCTACAGTCGTTGGAAAAGCTGAACGAGCTCAAATCATTCGTCATGAAGATAACCTTTACATGGAAGGAAACTTTGAGCGCACTGAGAAAACTGTCTTTATTGCTGGAGAGCGGCCGAAGCCAATTCGTCCCGACGATAATCTGCGTCCAGAAGGTGACTTCGAGCGTCCAGAGAAGTCACCATTCAGACCTGCTGAGCGACCGAAGCAGGTTCGTCCAGAGGATAATCTGCGCCCTGAAGGAGAATTCACATCGCCAGAAAAGCCTCAATACAGACCTGCTGAGCGACCGAAGCAAATCAAACCTGAGGATAATCTGCGTCCAGAAGGCGACTTCCAGACTCCTGAGCGCCCAGAATATCGATCAGGAGAGCGACCGAAGCCAATTCGTCCCGACGATAATCTACGTCCGGAAGGAGACTTCGAGCGCCCAGAGAAGTCGCCATTCAGACCTGCTGAGCGTCCGAAGCAGGTTCGTCCCGACGATAATCTGCGTCCAGAAGGAGATTTCGAGCGTCCAGAGAAGTCACCATTCAGACCTgccgagcgaccgaagcagGTTCGCCCAGAGGATAATCTGCGCCCTGAAGGAGAATTCACATCGCCAGAAAAGCCTCAATACAGACCTGCTGAGCGACCGAAGCAAATCAAACCTGAGGATAATCTGCGTCCGGAAGGCGACTTCCAGACTCCTGAGCGCCCAGAATATCGATCAGGAGAGCGACCGAAGCCAATTCGTCCCGACGATAATCTACGTCCGGAAGGAGACTTCGAGCGCCCAGAGAAGTCGCCATTCAGACCTGCTGAGCGTCCGAAGCAGGTTCGTCCCGACGATAATCTGCGTCCAGAAGGAGATTTCGAACGTCCAGAGAAGTCACCATTCAGACCTGCAGAGCGACCGAAGCAG GTTCGTCCAGAGGATAATCTGCGCCCTGAAGGAGAATTCACATCGCCAGAAAAGCCTCAATACAGACCTGCTGAGCGGCCGAAGCAAATCAAACCTGAGGATAATCTGCGTCCGGAAGGCGACTTCCAGACTCCTGAACGCCCAGAATATCGATCAGGAGAGCGACCGAAGCCAATTCGCCATGACGATAATCTACGTCCGGAAGGAGACTTCGAGCGTCCAGAGAAGTCGCCATTCAGACCTGCTGAGCGTCCGAAGCAGGTTCGTCCCGACGATAATCTGCGTCCGGAAGGAGACTTCGAGCGTCCAGAGAAGTCACCTTTCAGACCTGCTGAGCGACCGAAGCAGGTTCGTCCAGAGGATAATCTGCGTCCGGAAGGAGACTTTGACAAGCCTCAGAAGCCAGAATATCGATCAGCTGAGCGGCCGAAACAAGTGCGACCTCAGGATAATCTCAAACCAGAGGGAGATTTCGAAAGACCACAACCTACAGTCGTTGGAAAAGCTGAACGAGCTCAAATCATTCGTCATGAAGATAACCTCTACATGGAAGGAAACTTTGAGCGTACTGAGAAAACTGTCTTTATTGCTGGAGAGCGGCCGAAGCCAATTCGTCCCGACGATAATCTGCGTCCAGAAGGAGACTTCGAGCGTCCAGAGAAGTCACCTTTCAGACCTGCTGAGCGACCGAAGCAGGTTCGTCCAGAGGATAATCTGCGTCCTGAAGGAGAATTCACATCGCCAGAAAAGCCTCAATACAGACCTGCTGAGCGACCGAAGCAAATCAAACCTGAGGATAATCTGCGTTCGGAAGGAAAATTCCAGGCTCCCGAGCGTCCAGAATACCGTACAGGCGAGCGGCCTAAACCAATTCGCCCCGATGATAATCTGCGTCCAGAAGGGGACTTTGAACGTCCCGAAAAGTCTCCCTTTAAACCTGCTGAGCGACCGAAGCAGATTAAGCCTGAGGACAATTTGAAAACAGAAGGAGAATTTTCAACACCGCAGAAACCTCAATTCAAACCAGCTGAAAGACCGAAGCAAATTAAGCCACAAGATAACTTGAAGCCTGAGGGAGATTTCGATCGGCCTAAGCCTGTCGAAAGTATCGGAAAGGGAGATCGGGCTCAAATTGTGAAACATGCGGATAATCTGCGCGTAGAGGGTACTTTTGAAAGGGTAGAGAAAACCGTTTATGTTTCAGGGGAGCGACCAAAACCCATTAAGCCGGACGATAACCTACGTCCAGAGGGAGAGTTTTCGACGCCCGAAAAGCAAACGTTCCGGCCTGCAGAACgaccaaaacaaatcaaaccacAGGACAATCTCCGACCAGAAGGTGATTTTGATCGGCCACAAAAGTCGGTTGCCGGACCAGGCGAGAGGCCGAAGCCGATCAAACATGATGACAACCTGCGTCCCGAAGGTACTTTCGAAAGACCGGAAAAGGCTCAATTTAAACCTGCAGAACGACCGAAGCAAATTCGTCCTGAAGATAATCTGCGCACCGAAGGTGAATTCGAGAAGCCACAGAAATCACAGTTCCAGCCAGCGGAGCGTCCAAAACAGGTGAAGCCACAGGACAATCTTCAAATTGAGGGCGATTATAATTCTTTCAAGGAGTACACTGAACAGAAACAACGCAAGGAAGCGATACTGAAGGAGGTACATGAACCAACCATTGCCGATGGAGCCGTGCTCGTGACAACACAAACGGTTACCACCATTTTAAAGGGAGACAAGAAACAACCAACCGGAAGAcagactactactactgaggTACAGGATCAATCCAATCATTCTGAGGAAAGCTTCGCTCACAGTCGTAACGAGAACATCCAGCACCATCGAAGTGAGCACATCACTAGCTCCAACGCCCTGACTAGGGCACAACACGTTGAATCTAGTGTCAACGAACATGATCGCCTCACGCAACGATCCACAACGAACCAAACCCAATCGATTCATGACGTTTCGGGCCGAAATATTGCCGAATCGAAGACCAACCACAGCCACCGACAGATGGTCAATGGATCGACGGTTGTGAGCGGAGTTTCTCAAGAACAGCGTACACAGCACAGCGTacagtcatcgtcgtccagtTCCAAGATCCATCACACAAGCTCCTcgatgcagcaacaacagtccACAATCAGTGACACGCAGCATCTTCACGGTACTCACTCGCAGCATCTTAACGTCCAGCATGGCGAACCCACCGTTCAGCGTCATTCACGAGAACAAGTAACTGGTTCCCAGACGTCCTCAACCAGCAGTAAGGTGGTTGTAGATGGAAAAGTTATCACAGATAAGTCAGCATCCAACAGACACGCTACCGAGAAACTGGCTGTCGATGGTGTCGTAGTAACGGACAAGAGCTTCACAGAGCGACAGCAAAGTGGTTTTGATGGAATGGACAGCATCCAACAGGCACATTACACCAGCGGTCAAACTGTGCACGATTCCAGTGCTACTAACATCGGAAGTAGCTCGACGAAGCGCGCGCAAAATCAGGCCATTCGATctacaacaaacaacattaCCAACCTGGAAGGTACCAATGGCGTTCACAAGGGATCCCAGCGCAATGGAACCGCTCATAGCCAAGCGTCCACGGTCGACCATGCTACGGAAACTCAGGTTAAGAAACTGGTCGGTGGTAAATGGGTTACGAAGACGATCAAGACTGAGAGTAAAgcaagcaaccagcagcagcaccaacagcaaggAAAGGTGCACGATGTTTCATCTCATCGTCAACAGGGAGTGCTTACCGGTCAGATATCGGTAGCTGAACAGAACAAACTAAATCAACAACATAGCTCGATTGGTACCTCGTCCGATCAGCATACTCGCAGCTCCGCACACCACATATCGGTAgcggaacaaaacaaattgaacCAGCAGCACAGTTCGATCGGTACCTCTTCGGAAGTGCATGCTCATAGCAGCTCGTCGACTTCTAGCTCTTCGGTTGTGAAATCACATTCAAGCAGTAAGATGGTTAGCGAAAAGGTAGTTCAACGTGGAACTACCGAGAGCGTAGTTTCGGCGGCCGGATCACCCTCGGGTCGTACCGGAGCTCGCGGAGGATCCAGCATCGTACTGGGAGAATCCACCGTTGACAGCGCTTCATCGCGACGCGCGGCACAGCAGCAATCATCTACCACCACGAAACTAATCGGCGGTAAACTCGTGCAAGTTGCCTCGTCTAACgataccagcaacaacacgtCCAGCACGGCGGGTAAGTCATCCGGCGTGACATCTACATCCAGCACATCCAGCAACGTTCATCATTCCGCAACCAACGATCAATCATCGACCTCGACGAAGAGTTCCTCGTCGAGCGTGATGAAGTCGAGCAAGGTTGAATCCAGCAGCACGGCCGCTTCATCCACTACAagtggccaacagcagcaccatcgcaAGAACACGTTCGCCTCCACGGAGAACGTTAATAATGCCATTCTGTGCCGACCAGCGCAGGGACCGGTGGCGACAACGACCGGTATCGCGCTGCATGCCACGAACGgcagtgccagcagcatgAGCGTCTCCGGATACAACCAGCGCAAGAGCATCTCGAACCTCAACGATAGCGCCATGTACGCGACGACGAACCGGACCAGCTACAGCTCGTTGCATCGACGCGGAAAGGAATCGACCGAGGCAAGAATGCAGAACTACGTGAAAGCCGTCGAGACGGATACCATCGTTGGTCGGACGGTTAGAGGACAAGCCTGCCCTCCACCATCGCTGGCAGGGCTCGGTCTGGGCAGTAGCACTATCGGTACCAGCCACGGCATGAaaggtagcagcaacaccagcacatcGGTAACCACGAGCAGTTCGACGGCGTCGAACAATCAGAAGACTCTTCGCGATTACCATACCGCTATGAACGTCTCGCGAAGCTCCACGAAAGCCAACGCTTCCAGCATTTCGTTTGGCGATGATAAGTTCCATGGATCGAGCTCCTACAAGGTGCAGTACATCCAGCAACACGAAGGACGTTGCCCCGCGGCCGTACACGACAATCTGAAGCTGTCCAAAGTCACCAAGCAACACACGTACTACGTCCGGGACCAGAAGTag